DNA from Rosa rugosa chromosome 6, drRosRugo1.1, whole genome shotgun sequence:
GTCGGCTCTCCATGTCTCTTCGGGTATCTTCGTTCTACTTTTTTTAAGTTGAAGCATTACAATTATTATGAATTCTGAATACATAAATTTTATTATACGAATCTAGGGTTTGTAATTTCTATTTTGTGACTTCTATCGCCAATTTAGGCTTTAGGATTTAAGAAACATAGCCATCAACTTCCTTGACGCTGGTTTTCCAAGATGATGGTCTCCCCATTGTAATGTAAGAGGGGTTTTCCTTCCCCCATTTTTGGTTATCACCTATTTATATTTCTATCTGATTTAGGAGGtgatttctttccttctgttgtAATGTTTCCGttggaaattttatgatttaaaattaaaatttatttaatttatttctttatttattgTGGAGGTTATTTTCAATATTAACTTCATTatcttatttatgtttttacAGTTTTTTATATTAATATATAATGATTATTTGACCGTATGGTTTATGAGGCTAATTATGGTGATCAGAAAGTGTGGCTTATATAAGGGTGCATGGCTAGAGTTGGAAGGCACATGATTGGAAGACGGGTGGTTTGATTACATATCGACGTTGGTGAACAGACATGTGTGAGATTATTTGTAGGATCGATTGTGAGTGATAATCCACCATAGTGCAACCACTCTAGCACATCATCCTATCCACCTAAAGTCCTCTTATATATTATACAATATTTCTATTTTCAAGTATACACCTTTTGAGTGCACAGGTgattagggatggcaatggagAGAGTAGGGTATGGGGATTAAATTACCATCCTCATACCCGCCTTCATTCCTAAGCCTTCATTCCTTATCCTGGTACCCGCCTCAATCCCCGTAATAAGatactggggattccccgtccccgtccccattggggattgaGTCCCTGTACACGGCTCAATCCCCattaacaatattactaatttattatagaAAAATTCATACTAAAATTATGGATTGTAAAgtatgaagttaaaatcaaatatcaaaataaaataaattcctTAGTTCAATCCAACAAAAACAAATGCAAGTCTAGCTTAAATAAATTCCACAATCAACTGCTTAATGTAACCTAACAACTTGCTCATTCACTCCAACAAGGTGATGTTCTGTTTTTCAATGAATTTTATTAACAAAAAGGATGAAGTTTACGTAAATATTTATTTACAAATagtatcaaaaatatatataataaataatatatatatatatatatatatatatatatttatttatttatttcatatAATTCTTAGTGGGTGGGTATGGTCCTAGatatggggatggggatcaaaaTACCATCCCTGCCCCGTACTTAATTTTAGAATTCGAATACTGGGGATTCCCATCCCCGTTACCCGATTTCCCCCAAATTTCTCCCCGTTAGGGTCGaatatatatggcaattgcctattacatctcttggaaaaataaagacttaaacagaattggcgatctattaaTCCCAGcctgatttgaagtcttcaccccttcactctagatcatcttcttgatcttcttgttccatatagtgagcttctcttgcttcacaatatgctttgtaggcggtgacaatttcttcacgagctctacaaatgttggcccaatgaccggatacttcACATCGGGAACATtcatctctgtgctcagactccattgattgaggctcTTTGAAAGAGTCATTTGGATGGCTCTTAgtattggtggcgccaccaacatggtcagaggcattgcctccctctctctttccacgttgacctcttcggttccgtgtccgCCTATTTTGGCAGTGACCTTctcattagagcgagaatatggaccagaacgtctagaattgtccctagatttagggttttgctcttggcgccctcccttatgggtgcgactataattggactccggaatatgaTTTGTTCCCTTGGGTCTCGAATTATAATTCTAcataaggatgttgtcatgcttttcagcgacattcatagctccaatgagctcatgaaaccttgtgatccgtcctgcagtaacatcgattcgatagttctttgcaaccatcaaagcagagacgggaaaggtagagagagtcatctcaatcaacatcgcatctgtgatatcttttccacagaattccattaaggatttaatgcgaattGCTTCCAagttatagtcaagaactgacttgaaatcacagaagcggaggctatgtcatctcatttctaggtcaggaagcaaggagtcacggaagttgccaaatctttcttcgagtgagacccacagccttatGGGATCTTCTTcgttcatatactcgtactggagtgaatcatccatatgacaagtcattaggatgatggctttcaccttatttgcctctaaggctgctctatttgcttccaaagcttgagcttgctcaacagttagcacgtcctgactaggctcgagaatcatatccaggattagtccatcggccttgagatgatGACGGACATCacaaacccacttgtgatatccagagctagttgttcccaatggagcgaagtccaatttgttcaggttactcatcctgaaagagaacaagaaaaatggttagtttcggagcgaaaaaggctaccatgaaaacaataaaatttctgagcgtagtcacttccaagaaatcTAATTCTAAGAGGAATTGGATCTCTTacaattggattagatcgaaacaatgatgtgtttgtggccgatcataacttcttaacaaactctaagtttggaggactctacaagctccgaGCTTGGAGTGAgtacgaacccccacagttcggcttttggtctcccttatgaagaagaaagaggggtagaagaatggaggttgcaagtccccaaggaaaaagaagagaaaaacaataaaaaacttTAAAAAGGGGAACTAACAGAACCTTTAAAACATACCTAAAAAAAGTGTCAAAAATTTGCCAGAAAAGTCGTCGGAATATgatcgccggaggtggccggagcttGGCAGTGGTTGGCCGGAATTGTTTGGCGGTGGGCTGcccttcctttcctttttttttttttcctttcttttgcaGCCCAGACCTgtttccgttttttttttttttcttcttgcttcggCCCAGGCCTGTTGAGGATGGCAGGGCCTTGACTTATTCTTCTGGCCCgcgcatcttttttttttcttcttttggacgTGGGCCACGTCTTGGGCTGCGGCTTGGGTtgtgtcctttttttttctttctctttctggtttttttttcttctttctctaggGGATTTTCTGCCAATCTGGTCACTTTTTGGCAGGTTTCTGGGGAGGTCGTTCCGGTTCCTGGAGCCTGGTGTCAAGGCGGCGATGGTGGCCAAGTTTGACGATGAAAGGCAGTCTGGAAGCTTGTGAATTGAgcagggatcccttttttccTTCTTGGATGGCCGGTTTGGTACTTTTCCGTCTGGTTCCAGTGGTTCCTCCGTCGGTTCTGAGTTCCTAGGATCCAGAGCTTCAAGGTGGGGGTCGATGGTTGCTAGGGCTTGAAAGctatgattttagggtttcaatgttagggcttcatgctgataacgtgttttaggaaaattgaaattgggagagaattgagtagtgctttcattgataataggggcctctttatatagaggattacaagcatggagatagagttgtacatggaaacataatcgtacattgattggatatctacgaggggcctctttatatagaggattacaagcatggTGATAGAGTtttacatggaaacataatcgtacattgattggatatctacaatgggcctctttatatagaggattacaagcatggagatagagttgtacatggaaacataatcgtacattgattggatatctacgaatttctccgagaatatctctcacataaaccctattacaactagagcaagtaacctagagtttggaccagacacatattctggatttacttgaacagtcCATACCTCTTTTCTACTTCTATAATTTTTTAGCAATATAGTTGGAATTCGATTAATAACAAAAGTGACTTACAGTGTGAAGTTTGAAATCAATTGTTTACATAACCTTGTCGATCCGATTTTCTTTTCAATAGCTATAATACATAAATTGGATAAGTCATTTGGATCAACTTTCTTTGGCTTAGAATGTGGAACATAACGTCATATGTTTCAATCTATTTCGGAGTAGAGATTTGCATTGCAACGACATAACTTGCAATATAAGGCACCTTTTTGTGCTACCTCTAGTCTTGTAGTCCAGGGTTGGTGGTTATTAAGTTCCTCTTTTTCAACCTTGGTTGTAGGGAACTGCTCTTTTTGATGGTGGTCTGTGTTACGGAGGTGGCTTTTTGTGGTGGTATGAGCGATGGTGTTTCATTTGGAGCTGGTTGGGCCAATTGGACCTCGTTTAGGGTGTGCTAGGGCTTTGGAGTTGGTTGGGCTATTAAACCACCTTAGTTCGGTTTTTTAGCACCTTCACATTGTGGTTTATAGTGCTCTAAATTGTATTTGTCGTCTCTCCAGGTCTGTTCTGGTTTTTTCGTTCTACATTTTTTTTAAGTTGAAGCATTACAATTATTATGAATTCTAAATTCACAAATTTTATTATACGAATCCAGGGTTTGTACTTTCTTTTTGTGACTTCTATAACCAATTTAGGATTTGGGGTTTAAGAAACACAGCCACCACCCTTCTTGACACTGGTTCTCCAAAATGATGGTCTCCCCTGCCCTCATGTAATGTAAGAGGGTTTGGTGGTCTGGGGTTTAAATTCTTCCCCAGTTTTTGGTTATCACCTGTTCCTATTTCTGTCTGATTTAGGAGATCTTGCAgtgtttctttccttctgttgtAATGTTTCTGTCTTTGGGCTTTTCTGGCCGTGTCCCTAATGAAATATGTATTTCGAAAAAGACTTCTTTCACCAATTAATATGCACGGTTATTTAGGTAGTGGCTGTTTTATGTTGTACCCAATATGGTGAACTATTATGTATAACTTCACTTGTATAATGAAATAAAAGTCAGTCTTTCGCTAAAAAAGTGATTGAataaatacattttttttatttggtgaAATGACTTGGttcataaactctcgcaagcgtacgaatcatgtcaagtaagggaaataTTTGGACCTTAGTTTATCGCACCTcagggattaggtgttggacctaaccgaggtaattgaCTCTAGGACAACTCGAACGCatacaataaaatataaaattaaataaaaataataaacaatcaaggcatcaagccttggcaatgctcggcttagttCACACCAAGCCCATTCAAAGTCACTAACTTGTAGTCTCAAGATGGATATACACAAATGAGTCGATGAATTCAATGGTTGAGAGTTGATTTGAACTTAACaaaaaagtaataaatgtaAAGTGATTattaaaaatgcaaagaaactaaagaaagtgtaaacaatataaatgagaatgtcgggtgctagggagattccttcacccaaatttcatgtgtcggaagctaatctaatatagATACAAATTTTCTacggcggtagtcgtatccaaggctgttcaaggctcaaggaccgaaattccctttcattgtattcctactccggttcaaatgtcgtaggaactcacttgacatgaattagagccggttcaagggtcactaactcacatcaagaggcctagagatcgagaaattagactactaagcgatccgtccgcgcaatcacgcaacgggtgtaaatcaccatgcttataacccctcgactACGAAATTGagggtttctagcttaggaattagaggggatCAAgtctctaactccgtcctagacttgctcaaaatacacaccttAGAGTTGAATAGGCTCCTAAACATGCATTTTTACCCAACAAAaattgatataagcatccattaTATGAAAactgcatcattacattaaattaagcATATTTTACACAAGATTTGGACTAGGGCACACAACTCTAGCCTCCAACAATAAAACTATTCACTACACATCATTAAACTAACATCAATACACATAATTTAAAGAGGAAAAAGTGAAAAGAAGTAGGGAGTAACAAGAACAAACCACAAATTGCTATAGAGCAGTTATAgctagccttgatttatggctctCCACTGTTATCTAAATTTAATAGTGATGAAGCtcttgatgtttttttttttttttttttagaatagaaGCTCTTGATGTTTAGGCTTCCTCTTTAAATTTTCTGGAATTGATGAAGCTTTGTGGTGGAGAAGTGaggaaaagagagaaacaaaaataaacgaAAGAATGGTGGTAGAGACTAGAGAGGTCTCTCCCTTTTTTTAAAgcgaaaaactcacaaacagtacctgaacttcaagccactaataactttcgtacctcaagttcaaaaaatatcagattggtacctgaacttctgaccccgacccaatatcagtatctgggaacagtaaaatcgttaacggagttaattttttaagagtaaatttgtcatttcactgtttatcatctccaaaactctcccctctctctctgcaaacccagatttttcattatcttcttcatacttcacacacacaaacccaaatcgaccaaatgagaggtgagaggtgagaggagttggtggtggatgggacggtggctattgaagaagtgaaaggttggttgatagtggtgatgaggtatgaagaagaagaagaagaaatctggtattgcaaagagaggggagagttttggagatgttgaacagtgaaatgacagatttacccttcaaaaattaaccccgttaacgattttactgttcccaggtactgatattgggtcggggtcagaagttcaggtaccaatctgatattttttgaacttgaggtacgaaagttattagtggccgataggtcaggtactgtttgtgagattttcccttTTTTAAACTGTGGTCGGTGTCTGTTGGAAGAGATAGAGAAGAGATAAGGTGATGGGAAACGTGTCAGCACCTGATTGGTCCCAAAGAAAACAGAGAAATGGTCTGGCGTGCAAGAGTAGCAAGGTATTATGTCATGATGTCATCACTTAATTggttaatttaattaaacataATGTTTAATTGCTGCACATCTCACGTGATGATGGCACTGATGCTACACttcaatgattaattaatcattatccaatgaaatcaatttttccttttcttttttggcattGATATAGTTGACCACGTCGAGAATTTGTCATTTTATCGAAACTCCAATTTGCTTCACTTTTGCACAATTTTACATTGTTTCTGCAATTCCACTTATTtactataaaataaataaaaataaattaattacataacaaTTAATTTGAAAATTAGCTTAATTCTAATATTTAGAATGTAATTATGCACATAGAAATGCACGTAATCATGAAGCTTCTATTTTACTGccacaatatattgtttgttGTAGTCAACTTAGGCAACTAGATTAACAAACAAATTATCACTCCACCTTGGAGACTAATCACAATCATCAAGGATATAAAGAAGCTTGCTACTTATTTCCATTCAAGCTCTTTTAAACATGTCTTTAGAGAGGCAAACTTCGTAGCAGATGTAGTAGCAAACTTAGATCACACTTTCACTAGCAATGTGTCCTGGACCAATAGGATTCCGTTAGGCATCTTTGTTATTTGACGATGTAAACTCTGGTTGCCCAGAAATACTGATGCATGTATATTAATATATGCCGGTAGTcctacatacatatacatataccaCATCCTTAAAAATAGTAAATACCAAATGGTTTTTGGTTGCAATTGGTATATTAATTAAAAACTTAGACTCGGCTAACTTAATTGGAATGTGAAATACTAATTCAGTCACTTTCTGTTTGAACTTTAATAATGTTCTGTTTTACTCATTCAAAGTTCTTTGtatagtttcaattttttttttttaaaccaagGTAATTAATTGTATTAAAAGGAGATGAGCAACCGGCATGCCAAGAGAGCATGACGAGAAAGACACGAGTCATAGTCAAATACATGTTGTTTGTTTGTTCAATCGCTATAGTTTACACAGAAACTCTAGAATTGACTTTGGTGAGCGACCTCATTCTAGGTCTTCCTCGTTCTCTCTAACCAATTTCTTTTTTACCCCATTACTTCTTTCATATAGACTTATCAGTTCAAGTTCTCAGCATTTTATCTCGTCCTAGCCGGGAACTAGAGATTCCCTTCAATTGTCAAACGTTTTGGCCATGTACACTTAAGCCGGCCAAAATATGAAGCACACATTCTTCTTCCCAAGGCTTCTTGTTCATTCTATCTTGCTGGTTATCTATGCAAGCTTTGCTTTCGGAGCTACTCAATTATCAGAAGATGaaggtaatatatatatatatatatatatatatatatatatatatataggatttttctcaagtaaggatatccttacctaagcttatggaatggattttcaatttttggccacttttcgataacatattcacatcttaaccgttcagttatTAGGTCCTAATATAGagatcacttctacaaattttcagccaaattgatgatcgttaaggcatccaaaactgcaatttacacgaacgaaccgaatctgtcgaaccagaaccgttcgtgttcattgttgtaaattgcagttttgaatatcttaacgatcatcaatttggctgaaattttgcaaagatgatctatatattaggacctaaaaactgaacggttaagatgtgaatactTGTTagaaaagtggccaaaaactaGAAATCCGTTTcataagcttaggtaaggatatccttacctgagaaattatgtgtgtgtgtgtatatatatatagtttgatCTTGTTTTGCTTTCTGTACAAGTCATATATCTAtggtatatgtatatatattatttctgACGATGATGTTTATTGATAATTACCGCAGTACAAGCTTTAAAGATCATTGGAAAGACATTGGGAAAGGACTGGGATTTCACTGCAGATCCTTGTAGCGAAGCATCTGGATGGATTACTCCCTTAACAGACAGCGCAGCTGCGAACAACGTCACCTGCGGCAATTGTACTACTGCTGGCGATGATCAGATCTGCCATGTTACAAGCATGTAtgtaaaactctctctctctctctctctatgtgtgtgtgtgcgtgccTATGTCCATACAGTTACTGTTGAACACTGGAAGGCTAAGAGCCTAAGACTCATGCTTGAAGACTTATAGTCACTACAAGAAAAAGTACTAGTCATAGCACATCACTATAGCGTTTTTTCAGGAAATGCTATGAATTGTAAATTTAAAATATTTCAATAGCGTTTACAATTTATAAACGCTATGAAACGAATGCAAACGTCATAAAAAGATGCCCATCCACGGAAACCGCGAGCGGGcaacaaaaaatgaaaagagCGCGGAGTTGAATTTTTAAGTTGAGGTTGGAGCCTTTATCAAAATACCTTATCACAGACTAGGCcgtcaaagaaaaaaaattctctctCGACAGAAAATCCCAGCAACTCTTCGAATTCGATCATCTCTTCCCCAGGTAGCCCTTCTCCATTCTCTTCTATATTTATTCCCCCTCTCTCACATCATATACTTCATTTTGGTAATGTGATATAATTCTAGGGTTTGGTGGATGAATCAAAGTTTCAGAAATAGATTTGGGGCTATTTCTAATCTCTGCAATTTCGTGTCTCCATTTTGGTGACAGGAGGTGTAGTGAATGGGTTGGGCAACGGCGTCACAGCTAGCACCATAGGCGTCGTTCTCATTTCTCAATCGTGTGTCGACCTTTCCGTCACCTGCATCAAAATCGGTTCTCCCTATATatcccttttcttctttctatttcaATCTTTAATGACTCAAAAGTGAAAAATATGTATTTCTCTCCCAcgaaattttattaaatttggttcaaaaaatgaaatcaaagatTAGATTACATGAACTTGGATCTGGGTTTTTCCGTAATGGTTCTAAGACTAATGCTTTTAGTTAATTACTTGTTTTACTTGACAACAATTTGCAGATCTGTATGATGGTAATACATCTATCCTTAGATATGGTATGGTTTTTGTTCTTGAAGATGGTGTAGAGGTACTAATTCACCCACtttagccttttctttcattatATATAGTTGCCCATATTAATAATTGACCATTGCTTCTGAATATGACTCACACTGTGTTATAGCAATACTATTATGAAGCTTTTGAGCTGAAACTTTATTCCTAACAAGTTCATTTAGACTTGGATAACAAAGTAGCTACCTTGTCAGAACAGAGGTAATATTCAACTAAAAATCTGCAGTTTTACTTTTCTCCTATGGCAGTGGCTGACCAATTCGCAACTTTCCATCATACATGCACAAGTCATTGTTCATGTATTGTTGGTGAACATATGCTTCAAATTCTATAGTAGAAATACTTTATACTGCATTCCAAACTTTTTTGCTGAGAGCCTTGGTATTTGtataatatatagatcaaataTATAATTGAAGGCCAGGAAACAATGGTGGAATATTTTCACACTTTTTCATATAAAAAAATATCTCATACTTGCTTCAACACTGATGGGCATTAAAAATGAGCAAAACTAATGCTAGCTAATGAGAtcatttttgtctttcttttagTTGGCAGCTATGGAATTGCATTCAACAAACAAGAACAACGGAATAGCATAACCTTTCACAGGTTGGGTAATCTTGGTTTTGTCCTATGGAACTATTTTCATTGTAGCTCTTATTTTATCTATCTGCTGATccgtatatttttttttctattagcTCCTTGTGGTTGAAGTTCATTCCCCTGTAGTATTAGtttctttgtgtatatatataattgctcCAGATACAAACCAACTATGTTCCTctactataattttttttgaacgcggggggtgtcagtccattgaagtaaagtaggaaacattacaaGAGATGACTCACCCGGACTCCGGGCAACGACAGAAAGAGTCATGAATGAAAAACCTAAGACAAACCTAGACTAATCAAACATAATGAATCCATGAGATGAAGCTCAAGTGCTGTAGAAACATAGTTCGACACTACTAGAATGGTCCCCGACCAAAGACAAAAGACCATTCCAATTTATTCATGTTCCCATCGACTTCCCCTATTCGAGGGCACCCATGGGAGTGCATTCCTCAGACTCAGAACCTTTGCCAGAAGACATGTGAACCTCCCTATCAGTAAGGGTAGGTGTTCCTGCAGCCAAAACCGAGCTGCCTTCACCAGAGGAAGGATTGTCCACTGCCTTAAAACTCCTCTTCCTGCGAGGTTTTGGATCCTCAGAAATTAGCTTCTTAGGTTTCAAACCCACAGGTTTTGGATTATTCTTACGCCCAGGAGGACGTCCCAATTTAACCTTCTTTGCCGGAGAAACTAAGATAACCCCGTGCTTACTCTTCAGGGCCAATTCAGGTTCAAAACCAAGATCAACGGCCTCCACCTGAGGAGCCTGCTCAACTGTCTTCTTACGCTTAGAATATTGCATGAGGGCCGTAGAGGCCGTTCTCTTCTTCCCACTGAGAGATGGGACCACTACAGCAGCTTGCATGGGCGCACTGGCCCCCTGAACCGGAGATGGGATTTTGGCCAGTTGGGCCGCCAGAGCGGAGACAGAGAAACCCTGGAGTGAAGTCGACTTTGCCACGGAAGTAAACAGATTAGGCGCTATGGACTGAGCCAAAACCTCCGCAAGACTAGGAGCAGCAGACCCCAccaagctagggttagggttggcGCCAACGGAGACCTGCAGCGCTGCCGGAGGGCCACCGCAACCCGACCGCTGATGTTCCATCATACCACAGACCCGGCAGAATCCAACGAGCCTCTCATAGCGGAACCTTACCGTCGCAGATGCCCCAGAGGTGAAATCAAAGGTGGATGGAGGGAAAACCTGTTTCACCGGAGACGACAAAACATGACGGATACGAACCCTAGCCGCCGTGCCCTTACGAATCCCAGCTTTATCCAGATGCACGATCTCCCCTAAGGTAGCGCCAATGAGCGCCACAGCACCCTCAGTAACTAGGGCCGGCGGTAGACCCATAATCTCCACCCATACTGGAAAAGAAGAGATCGGCACTTGCGCCGGATCTTTCAAACCATCGAACTCAGCCATAGCCAGCGCCCACTTTCCAAAAAACCACGGCCCTCCCTCAACCGTCCTTTGACGATCCTCTGGgtttgaaaattgaaagacaAATCGGTCCTTGACTGCTTGTGCAGAGAGACGATTGCCAAGCCCCCATAAGGAGGTCATAGTCCCCAAGAAAGCCTTGGGATCAGCCTGACGCTTGGCCGTAACGGAGAGCAGTCTCCCCACCGCGAAGTGATGAGAAGACACAGCAGCAGCACCAGCCGGACCAAAGGATGTCCGGCCATCTTCAGAGATCGCCAAAGCGGCTGCCAGACGAGCGGTAACGTGATCAACCATGGTGGAAGAGAGGAGGATGCCAAGAGAAGAAGATGCGAAGAAGCCCTAgccagaaaccctagcagagcaaaccCTAGCACCGTAAAACTCTCTTTTTGTTATAGTAGATCTCTACTATAATTGGTAAAGCCCAAGTTGAACTTTTTGATTTATAATGTCTTATTCATCTTAAACATGCATTTCAAGGCAGGTATTGATCCCAAAATGGGTCGAGACCTAGTAGCTCCTCAGGTTATCAAGCAATCAGGTCAAAGTTTTTAAACTAGTTCTTTTATTCAATATACTATGGAGTTCACAGTTTCGTTTGAAGCTTTTCAATTATAGTGCTTTATGACCAGGAAGGCAATGGTATTCTTGAAACTTTGTTGAATGAGTTTAAGTACCCAAGCAGATATTGGAATGCGTgttcacacaattgcgataccttttaagttggatataattctttgatttttgttatgttttatttgttgtaattaaaaaggagaaaGTGGAGAAAATAAGAGACGCAGTAGAGAAATAAGCCTTTGGTAATTATTAGCTTATATTgtcatgtatgtatatatgtatgtgtatgtATATTTGTAGGGAAGGCATAGAGAAAATGAAATTGGAATCagttctgaaatttcaaaggttGCTTTCAGTTCCTTTCCTAATAGATCACGTCTAATCAATGCTGTGACTTCTGACTAAGGGTGCCGATTGTGTATTGCAGAATTTAGCTTGTTGTATGCCTCCAAGATCTTATAGTGACAATGAGTTCAAGGTTATTTAACAGACTTTGAGCAAGCTCAAGGTTTGAAATGGTGGGGGAGTTGAGGTAATGAAATTTGTTGTTCATGTATAAATTTGTTTCTTGTTCGGTTTTTGTTTCTCTATTTGCTTAGAAACTTTGAAGCTTCAGCAAAGCATCTTTAGCTTTGGCTATGTTTAGGATTTGCTTGCTTAGTAACTGTGGATTGTGTTTCGTTCTCATTCAGCAATTACTCAAGTACTGTATGGTGTTTCGTCAACGTACAAGATATAC
Protein-coding regions in this window:
- the LOC133714201 gene encoding probable LRR receptor-like serine/threonine-protein kinase At1g07650 produces the protein MKHTFFFPRLLVHSILLVIYASFAFGATQLSEDEVQALKIIGKTLGKDWDFTADPCSEASGWITPLTDSAAANNVTCGNCTTAGDDQICHVTSISLKAQNLAGTLPPELARLPYLQIM